Proteins encoded together in one Kutzneria kofuensis window:
- a CDS encoding AAA family ATPase produces the protein MADLLPVLWLCGPPGVGKSTVAWELFSGLPGAGHIDIDQVGMCYPTIPSDPDRTLLEARVLGRAVANFRAAGASCLVVSGYINSRRGIHTEHLPHAALSVLRLRCDQPELRRRLETRARPGEQRELALREADVLDRSGLPYPCLDTTRLTAAEVLASVRGRWPAHPVRQPGPWPEPEPTPGEVLWLCGATAVGKSTVGWEVAQSLWRAGYVTGFVDLQQIGFLRSAPGLGPGNHRLKAANLAAVWQNFHAQGARRLVVVGSVGQAGELRHYAEALPAATVALYRLHAGPDQLLERIRRRGAGDGPPVAGDDLRGQPPAALDRAHQAAVAQAEALERSGIGDIRVDTDGRTVDDLAEEIARSRGW, from the coding sequence GTGGCCGATCTCCTTCCGGTGCTGTGGTTGTGCGGCCCTCCGGGCGTGGGCAAGTCCACCGTCGCCTGGGAGCTGTTCTCCGGCCTGCCTGGCGCCGGCCACATCGATATCGACCAGGTGGGCATGTGCTATCCGACGATTCCCTCCGACCCCGACCGAACCTTGTTGGAAGCACGCGTCCTCGGCCGGGCGGTGGCCAACTTCCGGGCGGCGGGCGCCAGTTGCCTCGTCGTGTCGGGGTACATCAACTCCCGACGCGGCATCCACACCGAGCACCTTCCGCACGCCGCGCTCAGCGTGCTGAGGCTGCGCTGCGACCAACCCGAACTACGCCGCCGCCTCGAGACCCGGGCCCGCCCGGGCGAGCAGCGGGAACTCGCGTTGCGCGAGGCCGACGTGCTCGACCGCAGCGGGTTGCCGTACCCGTGCCTGGACACCACCAGGCTCACCGCCGCCGAGGTGCTCGCGAGCGTCCGCGGCCGGTGGCCGGCACATCCGGTCCGGCAGCCTGGTCCCTGGCCGGAACCGGAGCCCACGCCCGGGGAAGTCCTCTGGCTGTGCGGCGCGACGGCGGTCGGCAAGTCGACCGTCGGATGGGAAGTGGCCCAGTCGTTGTGGCGCGCCGGGTACGTCACCGGTTTCGTCGACCTCCAGCAGATCGGCTTTCTCCGGTCGGCGCCGGGGCTGGGCCCGGGCAACCACCGGCTCAAGGCCGCCAACCTCGCTGCCGTGTGGCAGAACTTCCACGCACAGGGAGCGCGCCGCCTGGTCGTGGTCGGCTCGGTCGGCCAGGCCGGCGAGCTACGGCATTACGCCGAGGCGTTGCCTGCCGCGACCGTCGCGCTCTACCGGCTACACGCGGGCCCCGACCAGTTGCTGGAGCGGATCCGCCGGCGCGGGGCGGGCGATGGTCCACCGGTCGCAGGGGACGACCTGCGCGGGCAACCCCCTGCCGCGCTCGATCGAGCCCACCAGGCCGCGGTGGCGCAGGCCGAGGCGTTGGAACGCAGCGGCATCGGAGACATACGCGTCGACACCGACGGCCGTACCGTCGACGACCTCGCTGAGGAGATCGCCAGAAGTAGAGGCTGGTGA
- a CDS encoding SGNH/GDSL hydrolase family protein, which yields MKRTQAAALAAAASIVLALPGTAAASTADTHWVTGWSASPVVGSAIPGSTCPAGTGLTDQTVRNVVFLSAGGDHVRVRLTNTFGTKPLAVDHASVAVQGSGATPVAGTMRELTFHGRRTLTVPPGVQEFSDPVPLRVTALSTLLVSAHVAGTTGPLTNHPFTAQGNYLAGGDATLAADAARFGDTPCWMLADGVDVTPSAAVTGTVVAFGDSITDTATTTGNANRRWPDFLARRLAALPGRTLSVANAGLGGNRVLADRPGQPYYGVAGVTRFQRDALGITGVRTVILLEGVNDIGYDASAGDIVAGYRRMIAAAHAAGVRIVGATLTPFGGSFLDTPEHRQTWQRLNDWIRHSGAFDGVVDFAVTTADPADPFRMRPAYDSGDHLHPGDAGTRAMADTVDLTTLLGR from the coding sequence GTGAAACGAACACAAGCAGCCGCGTTGGCGGCCGCCGCATCCATCGTCCTGGCACTGCCTGGAACGGCCGCGGCCAGCACCGCTGACACGCACTGGGTCACCGGCTGGTCCGCCAGCCCGGTGGTCGGGTCCGCCATCCCCGGCTCCACCTGCCCGGCCGGCACCGGGCTGACCGACCAGACCGTGCGCAACGTGGTCTTCCTCAGCGCCGGCGGCGACCACGTGCGGGTCCGGTTGACCAACACCTTCGGCACCAAGCCACTGGCCGTCGACCACGCCTCGGTTGCGGTGCAGGGCAGCGGCGCCACCCCGGTTGCCGGCACCATGCGCGAGCTGACCTTCCACGGCCGGCGCACGTTGACCGTGCCGCCAGGCGTGCAGGAGTTCAGCGACCCGGTGCCGCTGCGCGTCACGGCGCTGTCCACGCTGCTTGTCAGCGCACACGTCGCCGGCACGACCGGACCGCTGACCAACCACCCGTTCACCGCCCAGGGCAACTACCTGGCCGGCGGTGACGCGACGCTCGCCGCGGACGCCGCCCGGTTCGGGGACACCCCGTGCTGGATGCTGGCCGACGGCGTGGACGTCACGCCGTCGGCCGCCGTGACCGGCACGGTGGTGGCGTTCGGCGACTCGATCACCGACACCGCGACCACCACCGGCAACGCCAACCGCCGCTGGCCGGACTTCCTGGCCCGGCGCTTGGCCGCGCTGCCCGGCCGCACCTTGTCGGTGGCCAACGCCGGCCTGGGCGGCAACCGCGTGCTCGCCGACCGCCCCGGCCAGCCCTACTACGGAGTGGCCGGGGTGACCCGGTTCCAGCGGGACGCCCTGGGAATCACCGGTGTGCGGACGGTGATCCTGCTGGAGGGCGTCAACGACATCGGCTACGACGCGTCCGCCGGGGACATCGTCGCCGGCTACCGCCGGATGATCGCCGCCGCGCACGCCGCGGGCGTCCGGATCGTCGGCGCGACCCTCACCCCGTTCGGCGGGTCGTTCCTGGACACCCCGGAGCACCGGCAGACCTGGCAGCGGCTCAACGACTGGATCCGGCACAGCGGGGCGTTCGACGGCGTTGTCGACTTCGCCGTCACCACCGCCGACCCGGCCGACCCGTTCCGCATGCGCCCCGCCTACGACTCCGGTGATCACCTGCACCCCGGCGACGCGGGCACCCGGGCGATGGCCGACACCGTCGACCTGACCACTCTGCTCGGCCGCTGA
- a CDS encoding ABC transporter ATP-binding protein — MTTLHANNLVKDYTVRRTRLRAVDDVTFTLTPGRTLGLVGESGSGKSTVAKLLTRLEKPSGGSIGLTDADGAAVPDRQHRHHVQMVFQDPFASLNPFHTVEHHIARPLRLHHRAAGKQETREQVARLLERVNLDPEEFTHRRPHELSGGQRQRVAIARALAPGAQVVIADEPVSMLDVSIRLGVLSLLARLQREEQLAVLYITHDLATARHFSDDVIVMYRGRIVERGPADEVILRPRHPYTRLLAASAPNPDARTTDGRRREDPAATRPPDGAGGGAGPGCGFRDRCPLATATCAQTPPDEPVGPGHLVKCWHPGDES, encoded by the coding sequence GTGACCACGTTGCACGCCAACAACCTCGTCAAGGACTACACCGTCCGCCGCACCCGGCTGCGCGCCGTGGACGACGTCACCTTCACGCTCACACCCGGCCGCACCCTCGGTCTGGTCGGCGAATCCGGCTCGGGCAAGTCCACTGTGGCCAAGCTGTTGACCAGGTTGGAGAAACCCAGCGGCGGCAGCATCGGGCTGACCGACGCCGACGGCGCGGCGGTGCCCGACCGGCAGCACCGGCACCACGTGCAGATGGTGTTCCAGGACCCGTTCGCGTCGCTGAACCCGTTCCACACCGTCGAGCACCACATCGCGCGGCCGCTGCGGCTGCACCACCGCGCCGCCGGCAAGCAGGAGACCCGCGAGCAGGTGGCCCGGCTGCTGGAACGCGTGAACCTCGATCCCGAGGAGTTCACCCACCGCCGCCCGCACGAGCTGTCCGGCGGCCAGCGGCAGCGGGTGGCCATCGCCCGCGCGCTGGCCCCGGGCGCGCAGGTGGTGATCGCCGACGAGCCGGTGTCCATGTTGGACGTCTCGATCCGGTTGGGAGTGCTGAGCCTGCTGGCCCGGCTCCAGCGGGAGGAGCAGCTCGCCGTCCTGTACATCACGCACGATCTGGCCACCGCGCGGCACTTCTCCGACGACGTGATCGTCATGTACCGGGGCCGGATCGTCGAACGGGGACCCGCCGACGAGGTGATCCTGCGCCCCCGGCATCCCTACACCCGGCTGCTGGCCGCGTCCGCGCCGAATCCAGACGCGCGCACCACGGACGGACGCCGCCGGGAGGACCCCGCCGCCACCCGGCCGCCGGACGGCGCCGGGGGCGGCGCGGGCCCGGGCTGCGGCTTCCGGGACCGCTGCCCGCTCGCCACCGCCACCTGCGCGCAGACCCCGCCGGACGAGCCGGTCGGCCCCGGCCACCTGGTGAAGTGCTGGCATCCGGGCGACGAGTCGTGA
- a CDS encoding dipeptide/oligopeptide/nickel ABC transporter permease/ATP-binding protein yields the protein MTSTSRRGGWRAVLPRWSPKLGIGLALVGLIALFGLVGPLLLGDPNTVRDIGLTPPGGQHPLGTTQTGQDVLAQLAASTRGSLQTGLLVGLLATALSGLFGVVGSYLGGAVDELFSLASNVMLVIPGLPLVIVIAGFVPADQRGSWTIAVVLAITGWAASARVLRAQTLSLRNRDYVAAARVAGEKPWRIVANEILPNLLPILASQFVFAVLLAILNEAGLAFLGLGESRSSTLGTMLYYAQNGFALRRGAWWWFVPPGAVIALLGCGLSLVNFSIDEIINPRLRDTPLRRGRARVARTSPPPAEHRPDAVLTVTGLDVVYRTDTPVHAVRDVSLTLRRGEVLGLAGESGCGKTTLAYAVNRLHRPPAEVTAGSVVFHDRDGTDVDVLNLPPEQLRAFRWSKLSMVFQGAMNSLNPVTTVHSQLDDVLRTHRPGMTERQRRERCAEVLRLVGVDPRRLRSYAHELSGGMRQRVMIAMALLLEPQVMIMDEPTTALDVVVQRGILDEILRFRDELGFAVVLITHDLPLLLEVADRIAVMRAGEVVELDTAERIHQDPQHAYTRTLLASFPSLAGERRDYLVPATALPDGGSR from the coding sequence ATGACCTCGACCTCGCGCCGCGGCGGCTGGCGCGCCGTGCTGCCCCGCTGGTCGCCGAAGCTGGGGATCGGCCTCGCGCTGGTCGGCCTGATCGCGCTGTTCGGTCTGGTCGGCCCGCTGCTGCTGGGCGACCCGAACACGGTGCGCGACATCGGCCTGACCCCGCCCGGCGGCCAGCACCCGCTCGGCACCACCCAGACCGGCCAGGACGTGCTGGCCCAGCTCGCCGCCTCGACCCGCGGCTCGCTGCAGACCGGCCTGCTGGTCGGGCTGCTGGCCACGGCGCTGTCCGGCCTGTTCGGCGTGGTCGGCAGCTACCTCGGCGGGGCGGTGGACGAGCTGTTCTCGTTGGCGTCCAACGTGATGCTGGTGATTCCCGGCCTGCCGCTGGTGATCGTCATCGCCGGCTTCGTGCCGGCCGACCAGCGCGGCTCGTGGACGATCGCGGTGGTGCTGGCGATCACCGGGTGGGCGGCCAGCGCGCGGGTGCTGCGAGCGCAGACCTTGTCGCTGCGCAACCGGGACTACGTGGCCGCGGCCCGGGTGGCCGGCGAGAAGCCGTGGCGGATCGTGGCCAACGAGATCCTGCCGAACCTGCTGCCGATCCTGGCCTCGCAGTTCGTGTTCGCCGTGCTGCTGGCCATCCTCAACGAGGCCGGGCTGGCCTTCCTCGGCCTCGGCGAATCCCGGTCGTCGACGCTCGGCACCATGTTGTACTACGCCCAGAACGGGTTCGCGCTGCGGCGTGGCGCCTGGTGGTGGTTCGTGCCGCCGGGCGCGGTGATCGCGTTGCTCGGCTGCGGCCTGTCGCTGGTCAACTTCAGCATCGACGAGATCATCAACCCCCGGCTGCGGGACACGCCGCTGCGGCGGGGCCGGGCCCGGGTCGCGCGGACCAGCCCGCCGCCGGCGGAGCACCGGCCGGACGCGGTGCTCACCGTCACCGGGCTGGACGTGGTGTACCGCACCGACACCCCGGTGCACGCGGTGCGGGACGTGTCGCTGACGCTGCGGCGTGGCGAGGTGCTGGGCCTGGCCGGCGAGTCCGGCTGCGGCAAGACCACCCTGGCGTACGCGGTGAACCGGCTGCACCGACCGCCGGCCGAGGTCACCGCCGGGTCCGTGGTGTTCCACGACCGCGACGGCACCGACGTCGACGTGCTGAACCTGCCGCCCGAGCAGCTGCGAGCGTTCCGCTGGTCCAAGCTGTCGATGGTGTTCCAGGGGGCGATGAACTCGCTGAACCCGGTCACCACCGTGCACAGCCAGCTCGACGACGTGCTGCGGACCCATCGGCCGGGCATGACCGAGCGGCAACGACGGGAGCGGTGCGCCGAGGTGCTGCGCCTGGTGGGGGTGGATCCGCGCCGGCTGCGTTCGTACGCCCACGAGCTGTCCGGCGGCATGCGGCAACGGGTGATGATCGCGATGGCGCTGCTGCTCGAACCACAGGTCATGATCATGGACGAGCCGACGACCGCGCTGGATGTCGTGGTGCAGCGCGGCATTCTCGACGAGATCCTCCGGTTCCGCGACGAACTGGGCTTCGCCGTCGTGCTGATCACCCACGACCTGCCGCTGCTGCTGGAGGTCGCGGACCGCATCGCGGTGATGCGCGCCGGCGAGGTGGTGGAGCTGGACACCGCCGAGCGGATCCACCAGGACCCGCAGCACGCGTACACGCGCACCCTGCTGGCCTCCTTCCCCAGCCTGGCCGGTGAACGCCGCGACTACCTCGTCCCGGCGACCGCCCTGCCCGACGGAGGTTCGCGGTGA
- a CDS encoding ABC transporter permease, which translates to MRYYVRKIAFYLVALWAAVTLNFVVPRLMPGNPVDALLARLAEHGGPPDPAVRRAYELLLGADTGESLPRQYVEYLGNMLHGNLGVSVSAFPAPVSEVIAQSLPWTLVLVGLATLMSFALGIGLGAVVGWRRGTWLDHLVPATTVLSAVPYFWLALILVAVFASGLGWFPLNSGYDVALDPGWNGEFIASALYHGALPALTIVLSSVGGWLLGMRNMMVATGSEDYVLTAQAKGLRDSRVMIRYAARNAVLPSVSGFAIALGFVVSGSIVTEQVFSYPGIGSKLLLAVASNDYALMQGVFLVITVAVLGANLVVDLLHGLMDPRTRAGR; encoded by the coding sequence GTGCGGTACTACGTCCGCAAGATCGCGTTCTACCTGGTCGCCCTGTGGGCGGCGGTGACACTCAACTTCGTCGTGCCGAGGCTGATGCCGGGCAATCCGGTGGACGCGCTGCTGGCCCGGCTCGCGGAGCACGGCGGGCCGCCGGATCCGGCGGTGCGCCGGGCCTACGAGCTCCTTCTCGGCGCCGACACCGGGGAGTCGCTGCCGCGGCAGTACGTCGAGTACCTGGGCAACATGCTGCACGGGAACCTGGGCGTGTCGGTCAGCGCGTTCCCGGCCCCGGTGTCGGAGGTGATCGCCCAGTCGCTGCCGTGGACGCTGGTGCTGGTCGGGCTGGCCACGCTGATGTCGTTCGCGCTGGGCATCGGCCTCGGCGCGGTCGTCGGGTGGCGGCGCGGCACCTGGCTGGACCACCTCGTGCCGGCCACCACCGTGCTGTCGGCGGTGCCGTACTTCTGGCTGGCGCTGATCCTGGTCGCGGTGTTCGCCTCCGGGCTGGGCTGGTTCCCGCTCAACAGCGGGTACGACGTCGCCCTCGACCCGGGCTGGAACGGCGAGTTCATCGCGTCCGCGCTCTACCACGGCGCGCTGCCGGCGCTGACGATCGTGCTGTCCTCGGTGGGCGGCTGGCTGCTGGGGATGCGCAACATGATGGTGGCCACCGGCTCGGAGGACTACGTGCTCACCGCCCAGGCCAAGGGCCTGCGGGACAGCCGGGTGATGATCCGGTACGCGGCCCGCAACGCGGTGCTGCCGTCGGTGTCGGGATTCGCCATCGCGCTGGGTTTCGTGGTGTCCGGCTCGATCGTCACCGAGCAGGTGTTCTCGTACCCGGGCATCGGTTCCAAGCTGCTGCTCGCCGTGGCGAGCAACGACTACGCGCTGATGCAGGGCGTCTTCCTGGTGATCACGGTCGCCGTCCTCGGCGCCAACCTGGTCGTGGACCTGCTGCACGGCCTGATGGACCCCCGAACCCGAGCCGGCCGATAG
- a CDS encoding ABC transporter substrate-binding protein — MFQQARRGRRRAAAVAAVVLAALTAAGCAGGSGSGGRDDTLVVYTGQSSDYQVNFNPFSPNLIEGPGTIFEPLFFYNVVRNDPPAPRLGTAYSWNATGTELDITVRDNATWSDGVKFTAADVVYTLDLISKNKALNTTGYAGQARAVDDTHVAVTFPEPSFMQGPQVLGRIFIVPQHLWKDIANPVTDPVKNPVGTGPYQLDDFKPQAFTLKANPHYWGGEPAVKKIRAVSLSGNQAGADALAAGTIDWQTGPVPDIKDIEKNYPGYKAAITPLNQVALFTCSNAQLGCTGPQTDPAVRKAIYYALNRTQLNSLAFENTSTPISPGFALIGRDDKLISGKLHDRTAPMSPDTAKAAQVLAEAGYTKGADGVYARNGTPLALSVKVVAGWTDYITAVDTMAQQLQRFGIKLTAEQLSWNEWSDARGRGQYQLLIDSLYQGPAPDPFYLYSYFFSSKNTAPAGQVANPNFGRFSDPAVDAALAALDKIDGKDTAARQPYLDTVQTRIEEVMPYIPVLTGSAISEFNAAKFTGFPTKDDVYAFPAVWGRPDASQIYIHLKPAG, encoded by the coding sequence ATGTTCCAGCAGGCTCGGCGCGGACGACGTCGCGCCGCCGCGGTCGCCGCCGTCGTGCTCGCCGCGCTGACGGCCGCCGGCTGTGCGGGCGGCAGCGGCAGTGGCGGCCGTGACGACACGCTCGTCGTCTACACGGGACAGTCCAGCGACTACCAGGTCAACTTCAACCCGTTCTCGCCCAACCTGATCGAGGGTCCCGGCACGATCTTCGAGCCGCTGTTCTTCTACAACGTGGTCCGCAACGACCCGCCGGCGCCGCGCCTGGGCACCGCCTACAGCTGGAACGCGACCGGCACCGAGCTGGACATCACGGTGCGGGACAACGCCACCTGGTCGGACGGCGTGAAGTTCACCGCCGCCGACGTGGTCTACACGCTCGACCTGATCAGCAAGAACAAGGCGCTCAACACCACCGGCTACGCCGGCCAGGCCAGGGCCGTCGACGACACGCACGTGGCGGTGACCTTCCCCGAGCCGTCGTTCATGCAGGGCCCACAGGTGCTGGGGCGGATCTTCATCGTGCCGCAGCACCTGTGGAAGGACATCGCGAACCCGGTCACCGACCCGGTGAAGAACCCGGTCGGCACCGGGCCGTACCAGCTGGACGACTTCAAGCCGCAGGCGTTCACGCTCAAGGCCAATCCGCACTACTGGGGCGGCGAGCCGGCGGTCAAGAAGATCCGCGCCGTGTCGCTGTCGGGCAACCAGGCCGGCGCCGACGCGCTCGCCGCCGGCACGATCGACTGGCAGACCGGGCCGGTGCCGGACATCAAGGACATCGAGAAGAACTACCCGGGGTACAAGGCGGCCATCACCCCGTTGAACCAGGTCGCGCTGTTCACCTGCTCCAACGCGCAGCTGGGCTGCACCGGTCCGCAGACCGACCCGGCCGTCCGCAAGGCGATCTACTACGCGCTCAACCGCACCCAGCTCAACTCGCTGGCGTTCGAGAACACCTCGACCCCGATCTCCCCCGGCTTCGCGCTGATCGGCCGGGACGACAAGCTCATCTCCGGCAAGCTGCACGACCGCACCGCGCCGATGTCACCGGACACCGCCAAGGCCGCGCAGGTGCTCGCCGAGGCCGGCTACACCAAGGGCGCGGACGGCGTCTACGCCCGCAACGGCACGCCGCTGGCGCTCAGCGTCAAGGTCGTCGCCGGCTGGACCGACTACATCACCGCCGTGGACACGATGGCCCAGCAGCTGCAGCGGTTCGGCATCAAGCTGACCGCCGAGCAGCTGTCCTGGAACGAGTGGTCCGACGCGCGCGGCCGCGGCCAGTACCAGCTGCTGATCGACTCGCTGTACCAGGGGCCCGCGCCCGACCCGTTCTACCTCTACAGCTACTTCTTCAGCAGCAAGAACACCGCGCCGGCCGGGCAGGTCGCCAACCCGAACTTCGGCCGGTTCAGCGACCCGGCCGTGGACGCCGCGCTGGCCGCGCTCGACAAGATCGACGGCAAGGACACGGCCGCCCGCCAGCCCTACCTCGACACCGTGCAGACCCGGATCGAGGAGGTCATGCCGTACATCCCGGTGCTCACCGGCAGCGCGATCAGCGAGTTCAACGCGGCGAAGTTCACCGGCTTCCCCACCAAGGACGACGTCTACGCCTTCCCGGCGGTGTGGGGACGGCCGGACGCCTCGCAGATCTACATCCACCTCAAGCCGGCGGGCTGA
- a CDS encoding ROK family transcriptional regulator produces MSGPRVTPHASSKAAVLDVIRAAGTISRVGLANATGLTGATISTTVRKLIDEGLVVETGHAESTGGKRRVLLRLNESARFAVGVHLDQDRITYALTDLNGSVVARISRLGAAGDQPADVVRRMGREVAALIAGAGVDRDRVLGVGLVAPGRLTAGGGFRVAPPPLRRWQDFPVDDALTGATGLPVVVGNDATAAALGEHWSGGVSDAGTFAALYMGSGIGAGLVVGGLTYTGASGEAGEIGHACLDVDGPLCWCGARGCLEVLAGPAVVVAAARADRALARAIGLAGRGLLHRDSVAADFAAISRAARRGESGAVALLERSGRYLAAAARTLANVMDVAVLVLTGPSFAVAGSLYLPVVQAELDTAFVGRSAHRVEVRLSPSAASASAIGGAAMVLQSELVPLHTGERLPGDLTVPEPPPVAVQVS; encoded by the coding sequence GTGAGCGGACCGCGCGTCACGCCGCACGCCAGCAGCAAGGCCGCCGTGCTGGACGTGATCCGGGCCGCCGGCACCATCAGCCGGGTGGGGCTGGCCAACGCCACCGGCCTGACCGGCGCGACCATCTCGACCACCGTCCGCAAGCTGATCGACGAGGGTCTCGTCGTCGAGACGGGCCACGCCGAGTCCACCGGCGGCAAGCGCCGGGTGCTGCTGCGGCTGAACGAGTCCGCGCGCTTCGCCGTCGGCGTCCACCTCGACCAGGACCGCATCACCTACGCCCTGACCGACCTGAACGGATCGGTCGTCGCGCGGATCTCCCGGCTCGGCGCCGCCGGCGACCAGCCCGCCGACGTGGTGCGCCGGATGGGCCGTGAGGTGGCCGCGCTGATCGCCGGGGCGGGCGTGGACCGGGACCGCGTGCTGGGCGTCGGCCTGGTCGCGCCGGGCCGGCTCACCGCGGGCGGCGGGTTCCGCGTCGCCCCGCCGCCGCTGCGCCGGTGGCAGGACTTTCCCGTGGACGACGCGTTGACCGGGGCCACCGGCCTGCCGGTGGTGGTCGGCAACGACGCCACCGCCGCCGCGCTGGGCGAGCACTGGTCCGGCGGGGTCAGCGACGCCGGCACCTTCGCCGCCCTGTACATGGGCAGCGGCATCGGGGCCGGCCTGGTCGTCGGCGGCCTCACCTACACGGGGGCCAGCGGTGAAGCCGGCGAGATCGGCCACGCCTGCCTGGACGTGGACGGCCCGCTGTGCTGGTGCGGGGCGCGCGGGTGCCTGGAGGTGCTGGCCGGCCCCGCGGTGGTGGTGGCCGCCGCCCGCGCCGACCGGGCCTTGGCCCGGGCCATCGGGCTGGCCGGCCGTGGCCTGCTGCACCGGGACTCGGTGGCCGCGGACTTCGCGGCGATCAGCCGGGCCGCGCGGCGGGGCGAGTCCGGGGCGGTCGCGTTGCTGGAGCGCTCGGGGCGCTACCTGGCGGCGGCCGCGCGCACCCTCGCCAACGTCATGGACGTCGCGGTGCTGGTGCTCACCGGTCCGAGCTTCGCCGTGGCCGGGTCGCTGTACCTGCCGGTGGTGCAGGCCGAGTTGGACACGGCGTTCGTCGGCCGCAGCGCGCACCGGGTCGAGGTGCGGCTGTCGCCCTCGGCAGCCTCCGCGTCCGCCATCGGCGGTGCGGCAATGGTTCTGCAGTCCGAGCTGGTGCCGCTGCACACGGGGGAGCGGCTGCCCGGGGACCTCACCGTGCCGGAACCGCCGCCTGTCGCGGTCCAGGTGTCGTAG